A genomic window from Nodosilinea sp. FACHB-141 includes:
- a CDS encoding ABC transporter substrate-binding protein: MPKLLAQSIGALRRRRFMQLAAAAGMASLTTCRPSARPPTDGAAIESGQDFDWRQFAGDQIGLLLDDHPWTTGLLPYLPDFEALTGITLKPRTVAEPAYFVEMEALLRADPVPMDVFFLPMDSTAYRLWEDDLLLPLTPLLNDPKLTAANYNLFDFPEGFRLAAMYPPDSDSPQLFGIPATFEAYILFYNKRLVDQFLAGRVPQTMVELVQAANQINESGQAIGAVMRGVKSDVIIDTVAGIVLNGWGAEPTPLPFNLWFDGDWQQPNLTDPRIVEGLTTYAQLMQAGPANIKQMNWPEATQLFQAGKAAFYIDASLFGPVFERRDTSAIAGQVGYTVLPRVHQQSLTGHWLWGLGIPRQSSHPQAAWLFIQWATSPEMEAKIAVATGGAPRFSSWLTPSVYTEAINFDYALAVQTAMQTSRPTAVLHPRWNQVALAIAATIHDIYDGVEPALAADQLQAAVRQMMAREGSP; this comes from the coding sequence ATGCCAAAGTTATTGGCTCAGTCTATAGGTGCGCTTCGCCGCCGTCGGTTTATGCAGCTGGCAGCGGCGGCGGGGATGGCAAGCTTAACTACGTGCCGACCGTCGGCTCGACCTCCTACCGATGGAGCGGCGATCGAGTCGGGCCAGGATTTTGACTGGCGGCAGTTTGCGGGCGATCAGATCGGGCTGCTGCTGGATGATCACCCCTGGACCACGGGCCTGCTGCCCTACCTGCCCGACTTTGAGGCCCTGACTGGCATCACCCTAAAGCCGCGCACGGTGGCGGAACCAGCCTACTTCGTGGAGATGGAGGCCTTGTTGCGGGCTGACCCTGTGCCGATGGATGTCTTCTTCTTACCAATGGATTCCACGGCCTACCGGCTCTGGGAAGACGATCTGCTGCTGCCGCTGACGCCGCTGCTCAACGACCCCAAGCTGACGGCGGCCAACTACAACCTGTTTGACTTTCCCGAGGGGTTTCGGCTGGCGGCCATGTATCCGCCAGATAGCGATAGCCCCCAGCTGTTTGGCATTCCCGCCACCTTTGAGGCGTACATTTTGTTTTACAACAAGCGCCTGGTAGATCAGTTTTTGGCGGGTCGGGTGCCCCAAACTATGGTTGAGCTGGTGCAGGCCGCGAACCAGATCAACGAGAGCGGGCAGGCCATTGGGGCGGTGATGCGCGGGGTTAAATCGGACGTCATTATCGATACGGTGGCGGGGATTGTGCTCAACGGCTGGGGAGCCGAGCCTACCCCGCTACCCTTTAACCTCTGGTTCGACGGCGACTGGCAACAGCCTAACCTTACCGATCCTCGCATTGTTGAAGGGTTGACCACCTACGCCCAGCTGATGCAGGCGGGGCCAGCCAACATCAAACAGATGAACTGGCCCGAGGCCACCCAGCTCTTTCAAGCGGGGAAAGCGGCGTTTTACATCGATGCCAGTCTGTTTGGGCCTGTCTTTGAGCGGCGTGACACCTCTGCGATCGCCGGTCAGGTGGGCTACACCGTGCTGCCCCGAGTTCACCAGCAGAGCCTGACCGGCCACTGGCTTTGGGGGCTCGGCATTCCTCGGCAGTCTAGCCATCCCCAGGCTGCCTGGCTGTTTATTCAATGGGCCACCAGCCCGGAGATGGAAGCCAAAATTGCCGTGGCCACGGGTGGGGCACCCCGATTTTCGAGCTGGTTGACGCCGTCGGTCTACACCGAGGCGATCAACTTTGACTATGCTCTAGCTGTGCAAACCGCTATGCAAACCTCGCGCCCGACAGCAGTGCTGCACCCCCGCTGGAACCAGGTGGCCCTGGCGATCGCGGCCACCATTCACGATATCTACGATGGGGTAGAGCCAGCTCTGGCTGCCGACCAGCTCCAGGCCGCTGTGAGGCAGATGATGGCGAGGGAGGGATCGCCATGA